One window of the Rufibacter radiotolerans genome contains the following:
- a CDS encoding VOC family protein, translating into MQFLSLEPFVPSGSNFTDAKQFFQELGFTLTWDAGDYIGFERDACKFILQKYDHAEFAQNFMLNVKVSDVEEFRNGLLSRKLPEKYGVTVGQPTQQPYGKEVNVIDMAGVCWHFVEGS; encoded by the coding sequence ATGCAATTCCTATCCCTTGAACCCTTCGTTCCCTCCGGAAGTAACTTTACAGACGCCAAACAATTCTTCCAGGAACTGGGCTTTACCCTTACCTGGGACGCCGGGGATTATATTGGTTTTGAGCGCGATGCCTGCAAATTCATCCTGCAGAAATATGACCACGCAGAATTCGCCCAGAACTTTATGCTCAATGTAAAGGTGAGTGATGTGGAGGAGTTCAGAAACGGTTTGCTCTCCAGGAAACTGCCAGAGAAATACGGCGTTACCGTTGGGCAGCCCACCCAACAACCGTATGGCAAAGAAGTGAATGTGATTGACATGGCGGGCGTTTGCTGGCACTTTGTGGAGGGCAGCTAA
- a CDS encoding alpha/beta hydrolase — MKTSFLPIARKAGVALVAACCFLASSCESKRSNEPEREARDEVARAQKENNKMADENEQPATAPAGTALKPTGPKPAWADQITGPMQAVLEKLASYKAKPIPQLTAQQARQNPTPTTAVMDLIKENNITLPPSKVDTVGKKIPVTGGQIHARVYTPKTGKATYPVIVYYHGGGWVIADLDTYDASAKGLAEQADAIVVSVAYRQAPENKFPMAHNDSFAAYKWVLQNAASMKGDPKRVAVVGESAGGNLAASVSMMARDQKVQMPLHQVLVYPIAGYDTNTQSYQKYAAAKPLDKPMMEWFFKQYLRSPEDGKSPMINLVGANLKNLPPTTIINAQLDPLQTDGQKLADKLKADGVTVEHKLYNGVTHEFFGMAAVLPEAKEAQALAVSKLKGALNK, encoded by the coding sequence ATGAAAACATCATTTTTACCCATTGCCAGAAAGGCCGGCGTTGCGCTAGTGGCTGCCTGCTGCTTTTTGGCCAGCTCCTGCGAGAGCAAACGCAGCAACGAACCAGAGCGCGAAGCCCGTGACGAGGTTGCCAGAGCCCAGAAAGAAAACAATAAGATGGCTGATGAAAATGAGCAGCCCGCTACTGCACCGGCAGGCACCGCGCTCAAGCCCACCGGTCCTAAACCCGCCTGGGCCGACCAGATCACCGGACCTATGCAGGCCGTGCTGGAGAAACTGGCCAGCTACAAAGCCAAGCCTATTCCGCAGTTAACCGCGCAGCAGGCCCGCCAGAACCCCACGCCTACTACGGCCGTCATGGACCTGATCAAGGAAAACAACATCACCCTACCTCCTTCCAAAGTAGACACTGTGGGTAAGAAAATACCTGTGACCGGCGGTCAGATCCATGCGCGGGTATACACGCCTAAAACCGGCAAAGCCACCTACCCCGTTATTGTGTATTACCACGGCGGCGGCTGGGTGATTGCTGATCTGGATACCTATGATGCCTCCGCGAAGGGCTTAGCTGAGCAGGCAGATGCCATTGTGGTGTCGGTTGCGTATCGTCAGGCCCCGGAGAATAAATTCCCGATGGCCCATAATGACTCTTTTGCCGCCTATAAGTGGGTGCTGCAGAATGCGGCCTCTATGAAAGGTGATCCTAAGAGAGTGGCCGTAGTAGGCGAGAGTGCCGGAGGGAACCTGGCCGCTTCGGTGAGCATGATGGCCCGCGACCAAAAGGTACAGATGCCTTTGCACCAGGTGCTGGTCTACCCTATTGCCGGCTATGACACTAACACCCAATCTTACCAGAAATATGCCGCGGCCAAACCCCTGGACAAACCCATGATGGAGTGGTTCTTCAAGCAATACCTGCGCTCCCCTGAAGATGGGAAAAGCCCCATGATTAACCTAGTGGGCGCTAACCTGAAAAACCTTCCGCCAACCACCATCATCAATGCCCAGTTGGACCCGCTCCAGACCGATGGCCAGAAACTAGCCGATAAACTTAAGGCCGATGGCGTGACCGTAGAGCACAAGCTGTACAACGGGGTGACGCATGAGTTCTTCGGGATGGCCGCCGTATTGCCCGAAGCCAAAGAAGCCCAGGCCCTGGCTGTTTCTAAGTTGAAAGGCGCCCTGAACAAGTAA
- a CDS encoding pirin family protein: MLDIVIDARKASLAPGMDVRRILPFRMRRMVGPFIFMDHAGPVDVQPPLQHNLDVLPHPHIGLSTVSYLFGGQVTHRDSLGVEQIIRPGEVNWMTAGSGIAHSERFEDPATLAGGQLEMIQTWVALPEKDEEAAPAFTNYKPEQLPIFTDSGVWMRLIAGDAYGLRNSVKTHSPLFYLHVVLEAGARLSLPTEHTERGIYIAKGSLEVSGRIYTVGQMLVFTKGAEPVILAKEPTTLMLLGGEPLGERFIWWNFVSSRKERIEQAKADWKEGRILLPPTDNAEFVPLPEDKSSPAGNPSPQALS; this comes from the coding sequence ATGTTGGATATTGTCATAGACGCCCGCAAAGCCTCCTTGGCGCCGGGCATGGACGTGCGCCGTATTCTGCCTTTTAGAATGCGCCGCATGGTAGGCCCCTTCATTTTCATGGACCATGCGGGTCCGGTAGACGTGCAGCCGCCGCTGCAGCATAACCTGGACGTGTTGCCCCACCCGCACATTGGCTTGTCTACGGTCAGTTACCTGTTTGGTGGCCAGGTCACGCACCGAGACAGCCTGGGTGTGGAGCAGATCATCAGGCCCGGTGAGGTGAACTGGATGACGGCCGGCAGCGGCATTGCCCACTCAGAGCGTTTTGAAGACCCTGCCACCCTGGCTGGCGGCCAGTTGGAGATGATCCAGACCTGGGTGGCCTTGCCCGAGAAAGATGAAGAAGCCGCTCCCGCCTTCACCAACTACAAACCCGAACAGCTGCCCATCTTCACCGACTCCGGCGTCTGGATGCGCCTGATTGCCGGCGATGCCTACGGTCTGCGCAACTCTGTCAAAACCCATTCGCCGCTGTTCTACCTGCATGTGGTGCTGGAGGCCGGGGCCCGGTTAAGCTTGCCCACAGAACACACGGAACGCGGTATTTACATTGCCAAAGGAAGCCTAGAAGTATCTGGGAGAATCTACACCGTGGGCCAGATGCTGGTGTTCACCAAAGGCGCCGAACCGGTGATTCTGGCCAAAGAACCTACTACGCTCATGCTATTGGGCGGGGAGCCCTTGGGCGAGCGGTTTATCTGGTGGAATTTCGTCTCCAGCCGCAAAGAACGCATTGAGCAAGCCAAAGCCGACTGGAAAGAAGGCCGCATTCTCTTACCGCCTACCGACAACGCCGAGTTTGTGCCCCTCCCCGAGGATAAATCAAGCCCCGCCGGAAACCCATCGCCACAGGCGCTTTCCTGA